Proteins encoded within one genomic window of Chitinivibrio alkaliphilus ACht1:
- a CDS encoding type IV pilus twitching motility protein PilT, translating to MDYKSLLHTMVRNKASDLHLRVGCVPYYRIHGNLVGAKTKTLTVEDMNIIIQGLLNQWQEKALKQKQEIDAGVGVPGLGRFRLNAFNQRGTPSLAIRHIKSEIPPFHSLNVPDIVLELAMQKRGLILVTGTTGSGKSTLLASMIDHINSHRASNIITIEDPIEFLHRNKKSAVAQREIGQDTSSYTTALRAAMRQDPDVIFMGEIRDEETMLGALTAADTGHLVLSTMHTLNAVETISRAVSFFPAHQHQQVRLLMSSVLQSVISMRLLPRDDKAGMVPATEIMVNHAATEEYLRDAEKTHLIPDIIKSGNQQYGSQSFDQSLEQLYKLDMVSFETAKQYASNPDDFELRVVGGISSTGEENDSSDDLIDRF from the coding sequence ATGGACTATAAAAGCCTCTTGCATACCATGGTTCGCAACAAAGCCTCAGACCTTCACCTGCGTGTTGGATGTGTACCGTACTATCGGATTCACGGCAATCTTGTCGGTGCAAAAACCAAGACTCTCACCGTGGAAGATATGAATATTATAATCCAAGGGCTCCTGAATCAGTGGCAGGAAAAGGCACTGAAACAGAAGCAGGAAATAGATGCGGGGGTTGGGGTACCCGGTCTCGGCAGATTCCGATTAAATGCCTTTAATCAGCGGGGAACCCCCTCTCTTGCCATTCGTCATATTAAATCTGAAATCCCTCCCTTCCACTCACTCAATGTTCCCGATATTGTTTTGGAGCTGGCCATGCAGAAGCGCGGTCTCATTCTTGTGACAGGAACCACCGGCTCGGGAAAATCAACCCTTCTTGCATCAATGATTGATCACATCAATAGCCATCGTGCATCAAATATAATCACCATTGAAGACCCCATTGAGTTTCTTCATAGAAACAAAAAATCAGCCGTTGCACAACGGGAAATTGGCCAGGATACCTCTTCCTACACCACGGCTCTACGTGCTGCCATGCGGCAAGATCCCGATGTTATTTTTATGGGGGAAATACGAGATGAAGAAACCATGCTTGGAGCTCTCACGGCTGCAGATACGGGGCATTTAGTATTAAGTACTATGCACACCCTTAATGCAGTAGAAACAATTTCCCGGGCTGTCTCATTTTTTCCCGCACATCAACATCAACAAGTCCGACTTCTTATGAGTAGTGTACTGCAATCGGTGATTTCAATGCGACTTCTCCCGCGTGATGACAAAGCAGGTATGGTTCCTGCTACGGAAATAATGGTAAATCATGCTGCCACAGAGGAGTATCTGCGCGACGCAGAAAAAACCCACCTAATTCCCGATATTATTAAATCAGGAAACCAGCAATACGGCAGCCAGTCCTTTGATCAATCCCTTGAGCAGCTGTACAAACTCGATATGGTCTCCTTTGAGACAGCAAAACAGTATGCCTCAAATCCAGATGATTTTGAACTCCGTGTTGTCGGGGGAATCTCATCTACGGGAGAAGAAAACGACTCCTCAGACGACTTAATTGACCGCTTTTAA